The sequence AGCACCAAGTTCACCGGTATACTGGGCTATGTTGTATGTGAAGGAGTCATAATTATCTATGATAACCACTAGCTCCACCTAGATCACCCCCCATGGCTGACTTCAAACTACCCAGTTTATGCTCGGTTTCCTGGAACTCCAGCTCAGGGATTGAGTCATAAACGATGCCAGCCCCAGCCTGTATACGGGCTATGCTGCCCCTGAGGAACAATGTCCTTATCATTATTGCGAATTCACCGCCTCCACCATGCAAAAGCCCTATAACACCCGCGTAGGGCCCTCTTGCAGTATCCTCATACTTAGCTATTAACTCCATAGCCCTTGGTTTTGGTGCACCACTAACAGTACCTGCAGGGAATGTGGCGAATAATGCATCGACGGCATCATTCCCACGCTCAAGAATACCCTCAACCCTGGAAACCAGGTGTTGAACGCTTTGGTACTTCTCAATGGCGTAGAGTTCCTTAACCCTAACCGTGCCAAACCTACACACCCTGCCTATGTCGTTCCTAGCCAAGTCAACGAGCATCACGTGTTCCGCCCTATCCTTAATGCTACTGATTAACTCCTCCTCAAGTCTCAAGTCCTCAAGTGGGTCCTTACCCCTTGGCCTGGTCCCCGCTATTGGGTGGGTCTCGACCCTATCACCATCTATCTTAACCAGTAGTTCAGGGCTGGTGCCCACGATGTACTTATCGCTGAACTTGGCAATGTACATGTATGGTGATGGGTTTAGATCCGCGAGCCTTGTGTATAGGTTCATCACGTCACCCCTCACGGAGTAGTCCTCATACCTAGAGAGCACTATTTGGAACACCTCACCGTTCCTTATATCCTCGAGTGAATTCTCAACCCACCTAACGAAGTCCTCCCTCCTAGTGCCCTCAATTTTGTCAATGACTTCGAAATTACCCACATCCACAGCATCCTTATTCGGTAACTCGCCCTTAACGTAGCCCCTGCCTAGGAGATTGTCATAGATAACCACGTTACTTGGTATAAAGAATTCGGCAATGGGCCATTGAGGTCTCTTGACGTAATTCCTTAGGTATGGCTCTATGTGAATTACTGCCTCGTATGAGAGATAACCGAGGGCAATGTCGCCGTTCTCGAACTTACCAAGGCCCCCAGTTAATTCCTTCAATTCACCGTATAGGTCATCATCCCAATCAACCACTAAATGCCTTGACACGCCCCAGGCAACTATTGTATACCTGGACCTCTCGGGAAAGCCTGGTCCGCTCTCGAGGAGTATTGCAAAGTCCTCACCGGACTTAAGTAATTGATTAACCAATTCCCTGGGTCTCGGTAGGTATTGAATCGGCACCTTCTTAATACTGGACACCCTTAACCACCTCTGCGATCTTCCTCACCAACTCCTCATCCTTAAGTCCAGGGCCCCTTTCAACGCCAGAACTCACATCCACCAGGTAGGGCCTAAACCTAGCCACAATGGATATGTTGCCCGTATTTATACCACCGGCAACGCCAACCCTGGGTATACCACCAACCTTCATAACCACGCTAAGCGGTATCTTGAGCCCATGTTCATACGTCCTAAACCCAACCTTGGGCGCATCTATGAGTACGTACTCAATGTAACTCCTAGAGGTCATCTCAAGGGCCCTATCGATGATGGAGTCATCACCAACATAGGCCACCGCCGGAGCCAGCCTAGCCCCGAATTGATTGAGTAGGTCAATAATCTCTTTCGTTATGGTGGCATTACCGTGGTACTGAACAACATCAAAACCAAGTTCACCAACCAACTTAATGGCGCTAGCCATGTCTAGTCCCTCAACAACACCCACTGTCCTAACACCCCTAACGGCATTAATTATCTCCTTAGCCTTACTGCGATCAACCAGCCTAGGCGTTGGCACGGTTGAGTGCACGATCATACCAATGTAATCAGCATACTTACTGGCCATCACGGCATCCCTCTGGTTTGTAACTCCGCAAATCTTTAGTAACGTCATGATCTGCTCACCCTAGCTAACTCATTAACGTAGTCCCAGAACCCATCATTTAGGTTGGCTTCCACGTACTCAATGCCATCCCTAACATCCTTAACAATACCTGCAATGTAAAGCGTGAATGCGGTGTTTGCGTTTATGAAGTCCCTAGCAGCCCTGTCCTTGCCTGAAATGGCTCGTCTCGTCTTCTCAACGCTCTCCAGCGGGCTTGAGACCCTTACGTCCCCTATATCATGCGTCCTCAACCCAAGGTCCCTAGGTTCGATGAAGTACTTATCGATCCTTCCTCCCTTGATCTCCACCACCGTTGTTTTCCCGAAAACAGATACCTCATCAATGCCGGGCTCTCCGTGTATTAACACGGCATGTTCATAACCAAGCATTGTTGCCGCCTCAGCCATCCTATCCATCAGCGTGGTCTCAGCAACGCCAATTAACTGCCTGGTTAGTAATGCGGGGTTTGCCAGCGGACCGACTAAGTTAAATATGGTCCTTATGCCCAACTTCTTCCTAACCGACATGATGTTCCTCATGGCTGGATGGTAGGCTGGTGCAAAGGCGAAGGTAAAACGGTGTCTATTAACCATCTCAGCCGCCTTATCAGGCGGCAGGTTTATGTTGAAACCCAGTGTTTCCAGGAAATCGGCGCTGCCTGAGGTTGAGGACACACTCCTGTTGCCATGCTTGATCACGTGGGCGCCCAGGTAAGCCGCAATTAATGCCGCCGCTGTCGATGCATTGAGTGTGCCGAAGCCATCGCCACCAGTACCGGCAGTATCCACATACCTATTCCTCTCACTTACCGGTATCTTTACGCAGTAATCCCTCAACGCCCTCGCAAAGCCCGCAATCTCGCTAGACGCTTCACCCCTTACCCTAAGCCCCATGAGTATTGCGGCAGACAGCGCCTCATCGGTGTTTGTCAGCATGTTCTTGGCGGCATCGTAAGCCTCATCGATACTTAGGGCTAATCCCCTCGCTATCTTCTCGAGTGCATCCCTCACGTCGCCTCACCTCGTATTGCCATAGGCGTCAACGTCCAGTAAGCCATGGCCTGACAGATTGAAGAATATAACGGAGCCCTTGGGCATCCTCCTTGCCTCATCAATTGCGGCCTTTATTGCATGCGCAGATTCCGGTGCAGGTATTATACCCTCTGTCCTTGCAAATAACCTGGCTGCCTCCATAACCTCTTCCTGGCCATAAGCCCTGGCTTCCACAACACCCTCCTTAACAAGCATTGAGAGACTTGGCGCGGCGCCGTGGTATCTAAGTCCAGCTGCGTGGGTTGGTGGTGGTACATAGTCATGGCCCAGGGTGAGCATCTTGACCATTGGCAGTAATCCGCCTGTGTCAGGGAAGTCATACGTGTACCTGCCGCTGGTTAGTTTTGGCGCAGCCTTGGACTCAACGGCGAGGAATCTCGTTTTCTCAAAACCCTCATTCCTTAGTCTAGCGCCTATCATTGGGAATGAGAAGCCGCTGAAGTTGCTACCACCGCCGACACAACCAATCACTAGGTCGGGTTCCTCAGGCATTTGCTGCAGCACCTCCTGTCCAATGACTGTTTGGTGAAGGACCACGAAACCCAGGACGCTACCTGGTATGTACTTCCTGCCCTCACCCATTAGTGTGAAATCAATGGCCTCGGTGATTGCAAGTCCCAAACTACCTGGATGGTCAGGCCTGGCCTTAATGGCCTCTCTGCCGTACTTCGTTAATTCGCTTGGGCTTGGATAAACATCTGCACCGTAGGTTCTCATGAAGAGCACCCTCTGTGTCTTGTTTAGGTATGAGTTCCTCGTCATGAATACCGTAGCCTTAACACCCAGCAGCGCCGCAGCTAATGACACAGCGAGACCCCACTGGCCAGCACCGGTCTCAGTAACAACCTCCTTAGCGTTATCCTTTATTGCATAGTAAACCTGGGGTATTGCCGTGTTTAACTTATGAGAGCCCGCCGGCAATGCACCCTCAAATTTATAGTAAATCCTAACACCATTACCCAACACCCTCTCTAACCCATAAGCCCTCTTGAATGGTGTTGGCCTACCCATCCTCTCATAGAGTTCCCTAATCTCCTCGGGTATTGGCACATACCTAAGTGGCGTGAATTCCTGATCAAGTAATTCACTGGGCAGTATCCTCATTAGTAGTGCTATCCTGGAGTCGGCTTCGTAGGGATCAATGGGCGGCGGCAATGGCCTTAGTAGGTCCACATTTATGTTATACCAATAATGGGGTACATTCATGGCAAACCACCCCTGAGACTCAGCATGAATTCTGCACATGCCATTGGATTGGCTAGTTTATCCACAAGTGCGGTACCCACAACCACAGCGTCAGCACCGGCGCCTATTACCAGCTTAACCATTTCCGGCGTGTTTATGGCGAAGCCGGCGATCAACGTGATATTATCAACTAACTTCCTAACCTCCTTGATATTCCTCTCTATGTAGAGTGGTAGTTTTATGCCCGTGGCGGCATAGAGACCCAGGTATATGAACAACGGCTCGTACCTAACTAGGACGTTCACCAACCTATGCGGTGTATTGCTTGATATGAAGAATGTTGGTCTTAGTGAGTGGTTCCTCATGGCCATCACGTACTCCTCAAGCTTATCCAAGTGCTCGAATAGCAGGTCCGGGAATAATACTGATGATGCGCCAGCTTCACTGGCTACCTTGGCAACTAATTCCAGGTTATTCACGTAATCCTCGACATAACCCATGAGGATGGTTGGCACCTTACCATACTTAGCCACGTTCACGGCATCCAAGCCCTTGAGTTCAGAGGCAAAGTGAGTCTTCCTTATTACCGGCCCGTCGTATTTAGGGTTATTTGTTGGTATACCAACCTCGAGGAAGTCTGAGACCTCCGAGAGGCACCTTATGGCGTTCAAAAAGTCATTTTTGTTGGGGTACGTTGCTGTTACATATGCGCCAATGCCCGGTTTCCTTATTTCCATTGGGGCACGATATCCACCAAGGCAACAGCCATTCCTGGATTTAAAAGTTTTATGTATACTTTGTTCGTTGGTAATTATTGCCTTGAGGACCAATAAATATTAATAAATATAATATCTATGCAGGAAACACTTTTATATAATTCATGGCAAGTAAAGCCGTGGACTTCCTTGATGTCATTAACGGGTTAACGAGAAAGCGCGTGGAGGCCATGAGGGCCAGCGCGAGGGCACCAGGTATGATAAAGGCCATCGAGCAGAGAAACTCAGAGGGTTACCTGGCACTAATAGCCGAGTACAAGAGGGCAAGTCCCAGCGGTGTTATTAGGCTTGACATTGACCCCTGGACCTACTTCAACGCGGTCGGTCAATACGCCACTGGGTTCAGCATACTCACCGAGCCCATCTACTTCCTCGGGTCACCTATATTCATAAAGATAGCGCTTAGTTACGGTAAGCCAATACTGTATAAGGACTTCGTGATAAGTAGGGAACAGGTAATGGATGCCAGGGAACTGGGCGCAAGCTCGGTGCTCCTCATTAAGAGACTGCTCGGTGACTCATTGTGGGAGCTCGCGGATTACGCAATTAAACAAGGCCTGGAGCCCTTAATTGAAGTTGATAATGAGAAGGATGCGCTGGATGTCATTAATACAAACCCAAACGTTATGCTCGGCATTAATTCAAGGGACCTGAACGATCTATCTATATCGCTGGGAAGGGCATTATCAATAATTAGGGTAGTTAGGGGAAGGGCCAACATCATCATTGCTGAAAGTGGCATTAAGGGCGTTGAGGACGCACTAAAGCTGGCTAATGAAGGTGCCAATGCTGTATTGGTGGGCACGGCCCTAATGAGGAACATGAACTTATCAAGGGAGCTTTCGGAAGTTAGGGTTCACTGAATAATGCCTTAAGTACGGAATCAACTACGTATTGCGGATAGTTACTTCCAGCCCTTCTTAATCCATGAATGTCTATACTTATGACGTGGGCATCGGTGTTACCAAGGTATTTACTAACGAGTTCCTTGCTTGGCGCATTTACTATAAGCTTCCCGACGCCAATTGTCTCCCGGTTGTTCTGTAGCAACCTTACATCAAAGAACACGGCGATTTCGGGTTTGGACACGGGTTCCCGGGCATTTATTGGTTCCTTGGACACCCTTATGTGGACCTTGGCC is a genomic window of Vulcanisaeta souniana JCM 11219 containing:
- a CDS encoding indole-3-glycerol-phosphate synthase, which encodes MASKAVDFLDVINGLTRKRVEAMRASARAPGMIKAIEQRNSEGYLALIAEYKRASPSGVIRLDIDPWTYFNAVGQYATGFSILTEPIYFLGSPIFIKIALSYGKPILYKDFVISREQVMDARELGASSVLLIKRLLGDSLWELADYAIKQGLEPLIEVDNEKDALDVINTNPNVMLGINSRDLNDLSISLGRALSIIRVVRGRANIIIAESGIKGVEDALKLANEGANAVLVGTALMRNMNLSRELSEVRVH
- a CDS encoding anthranilate synthase component I family protein, with the protein product MSSIKKVPIQYLPRPRELVNQLLKSGEDFAILLESGPGFPERSRYTIVAWGVSRHLVVDWDDDLYGELKELTGGLGKFENGDIALGYLSYEAVIHIEPYLRNYVKRPQWPIAEFFIPSNVVIYDNLLGRGYVKGELPNKDAVDVGNFEVIDKIEGTRREDFVRWVENSLEDIRNGEVFQIVLSRYEDYSVRGDVMNLYTRLADLNPSPYMYIAKFSDKYIVGTSPELLVKIDGDRVETHPIAGTRPRGKDPLEDLRLEEELISSIKDRAEHVMLVDLARNDIGRVCRFGTVRVKELYAIEKYQSVQHLVSRVEGILERGNDAVDALFATFPAGTVSGAPKPRAMELIAKYEDTARGPYAGVIGLLHGGGGEFAIMIRTLFLRGSIARIQAGAGIVYDSIPELEFQETEHKLGSLKSAMGGDLGGASGYHR
- the trpD gene encoding anthranilate phosphoribosyltransferase, giving the protein MRDALEKIARGLALSIDEAYDAAKNMLTNTDEALSAAILMGLRVRGEASSEIAGFARALRDYCVKIPVSERNRYVDTAGTGGDGFGTLNASTAAALIAAYLGAHVIKHGNRSVSSTSGSADFLETLGFNINLPPDKAAEMVNRHRFTFAFAPAYHPAMRNIMSVRKKLGIRTIFNLVGPLANPALLTRQLIGVAETTLMDRMAEAATMLGYEHAVLIHGEPGIDEVSVFGKTTVVEIKGGRIDKYFIEPRDLGLRTHDIGDVRVSSPLESVEKTRRAISGKDRAARDFINANTAFTLYIAGIVKDVRDGIEYVEANLNDGFWDYVNELARVSRS
- a CDS encoding 2-oxoacid:acceptor oxidoreductase family protein is translated as MPEVHEIIFYGRSGDGIHMIADQLVQTLIKRGFYVISYPEYDPERRETLAKVHIRVSKEPINAREPVSKPEIAVFFDVRLLQNNRETIGVGKLIVNAPSKELVSKYLGNTDAHVISIDIHGLRRAGSNYPQYVVDSVLKALFSEP
- a CDS encoding phosphoribosylanthranilate isomerase — its product is MTLLKICGVTNQRDAVMASKYADYIGMIVHSTVPTPRLVDRSKAKEIINAVRGVRTVGVVEGLDMASAIKLVGELGFDVVQYHGNATITKEIIDLLNQFGARLAPAVAYVGDDSIIDRALEMTSRSYIEYVLIDAPKVGFRTYEHGLKIPLSVVMKVGGIPRVGVAGGINTGNISIVARFRPYLVDVSSGVERGPGLKDEELVRKIAEVVKGVQY
- the trpA gene encoding tryptophan synthase subunit alpha gives rise to the protein MEIRKPGIGAYVTATYPNKNDFLNAIRCLSEVSDFLEVGIPTNNPKYDGPVIRKTHFASELKGLDAVNVAKYGKVPTILMGYVEDYVNNLELVAKVASEAGASSVLFPDLLFEHLDKLEEYVMAMRNHSLRPTFFISSNTPHRLVNVLVRYEPLFIYLGLYAATGIKLPLYIERNIKEVRKLVDNITLIAGFAINTPEMVKLVIGAGADAVVVGTALVDKLANPMACAEFMLSLRGGLP
- a CDS encoding TrpB-like pyridoxal phosphate-dependent enzyme, coding for MNVPHYWYNINVDLLRPLPPPIDPYEADSRIALLMRILPSELLDQEFTPLRYVPIPEEIRELYERMGRPTPFKRAYGLERVLGNGVRIYYKFEGALPAGSHKLNTAIPQVYYAIKDNAKEVVTETGAGQWGLAVSLAAALLGVKATVFMTRNSYLNKTQRVLFMRTYGADVYPSPSELTKYGREAIKARPDHPGSLGLAITEAIDFTLMGEGRKYIPGSVLGFVVLHQTVIGQEVLQQMPEEPDLVIGCVGGGSNFSGFSFPMIGARLRNEGFEKTRFLAVESKAAPKLTSGRYTYDFPDTGGLLPMVKMLTLGHDYVPPPTHAAGLRYHGAAPSLSMLVKEGVVEARAYGQEEVMEAARLFARTEGIIPAPESAHAIKAAIDEARRMPKGSVIFFNLSGHGLLDVDAYGNTR